ACCAACATTTGAACCTCTGGATAGCGCTACCATTAAGAGCTTAACGCTAAAAACTACCCTTCTCATTGCTGTCACTACAGCTAGAAGATTGGGTGAGCTTCAGGCTATTTCAATCAAAGAGCCTTATATGCGTGTGTTGTCTGATCCTATAATCCTTACTCTAGATCCAGGCTTCATTCCCAAGGTGGCATCCAGATTCCACAGGAGTCAAGAGATCACCCTTCCGTCTTCTAGTAAGGAAGCTTCATGGCATCTTCTGGATGTAAGAAGAATTGTGCTAGCTTACCTACAGGCTACAGAACCCTGGTGCATAGACAATAATCtgtttattcaattccaggggaaaaataaaGGGAAGAGGGCCTCGAAAACATCTATAGCAAGATGGTTAAAATTAGCCATCTCTACTTGCTATACGAAGCAAGGGAAGGAGGTTCCTACGAATCTGAAGGCTCAttccaccagggctatgtccacttcCTGGGCTGAGAAAAAAGATGCTTCTCTAGAACAGATCTGCAAGGCCGCTACCTGGGCCTCGCCATCCACCTTCATAAAACACTACCGACTGGACTTGCCTTGTTCTCAGGATCTTTCCTTTGGCAGGAAGGTTCTACAAGCAGTCATCCCACCCTAGAGTTTCTACTTatttggtagatctccaagtgggccgtcatgggggacgtattggaaatgtagaattagactcaccggtaattcagtttccatctagtcctccatgacggcctatatattttccctccctagGTTAATTCTGTATTGTATGTGAAtatttaacatacaaaataaaattttgttgtaccttccaccggtgtagttttttggtagacactggcgggaggatgtgggtgggaggcttttaacctctctgcttcctgtccctacagaggtcaaggggcatcctccaagtgggccttcatggaggactagatggaaacttaattaccggtgagtctaattctacaTTTCCAACACCACGACAATAACTATTATATTACCACTACTGTTTCAAAGGGAGCATTTCCAAGCCTTGTATTATAAGTATTTCTTGTCAGTTGCAGCCCTTTGAGATTCTCTAagtggtaccattctttatggtGCAGTTTTATCTCGGTGTCTGACGTGTGTAACTGAATTTTTTCCAATTGCAGAAAAAGGATTTTGCGCACTTGTTGCATAATTTTTCAGCCTCTAATTTGTCCACTTCCAAATAAAATTTAGGGTACAGCAGGCTCCAACCAGTGGTTTAATAGACTAGGTTTTACTACTAAGAGGATTATGTGTATAATGGGCGCTATTGGAGTTGTTTCCTCAGTGTCTCCCTCCAGTAACGCGGAATAACATAGTCAAGTCCTGCAACGGGAGGGCAACTTGGTATGCGTCTACTATAACCTGTCTGGTCTCTGTCCAGAACTGTTGGGTTGGAGGGCACATCCGTTTGGAATGGTATAGGTCCACCATCTGTTCTAAACATTTTGGATACCTAGTTATCCAATCGGGCCTGGATTCAGTTGTGGGCATGTTAAACGTGTATATGGCTCTGTGCATCAATTTAAGACTGTGCTTAGTCTCTTTTTCCGATATGGGAACACCAGCAGTTTTTGGGAGTCGGTGCCTTTTTGTTCCTAAACAGATATAGAACTGAGATTGCTAGTAGTCCCTGTATCTTGCTCACCAGAGCAATAATCTGAGCGTAGGAGAACTATTGCCTGTTTCATAGCCGTTTCCACACAATCTTCTGAGTTGTTATGGTGGAAACTAGTATTTGTCCATGTACTAATCTCTCAATAGGGTAACCCATATATTTACCCTGGAAAAGTTTTGTATGTGGCAAAACCCTTTTACTGGAGCTTAATGGCAAAATTTAGTGTTTGATCCATGAATCCACATACAGGTAAATTTCAATAAATTGGGTTAAGTAAACTCACTagtccttaaaaaaataaactttttcaaCTGTTTATTTATGTTGACAGACTTGCatccaaggaaaacccaaaagtcattatcttatctaattttttttaagacCAACTAAGTTTTTGTACACAAATGTTGGCCAAAATGCACTTAGACCAGTGTGGCATGGAGGGGGATCAGCTGCTGGCATTGTAGAGGTGTTATGGAATTCCAGGTTTTGTGATGGCAGCCTTCAGCTCATCTGCATTGTTAGGTTTGGTGTTTCTCATATTCTTTTCGACAATATTCCATAGATTCTCCATGCAGTTAAAGTCAGATGAGTTTGCTGGCCAATCTAGCACAGAGTCAACAATGGTGGAGTCAGTACTGCAAGAAGCACCACACAGAGGTATTCATTATGAGCTACAAGTGTCAAGCCActcctgcttgcacaggtatttaaccccttaaggacgcagggtttttcctcatttctcactctccaacttcaaaaatccataactttttcatttttacatgtacagacctgtgtgagggcttattttgtgcgtaacaaattttactttcccgtaatgttatttattttaacatgccgtgtactgcgaagctgaaaaaaaatttcaaatgtggaaaaattgaaaaaaaacccgcacatgcgtcacattcttgtgggctgttttttcgactttgactgtgcactcaaaataacacctcagctttattctttggttcggtgcgattgcggtaataccaaatttatataggttttattgtgttttaatacattttcaaaaattaaacgaatgtgtacaaaaaagaaaaaaactttttgccatcttctgacgctaataactttttcatactttggtgcacggagaagtgaggtttcattttttgcgaattgaggcgacgttttcattgctaccatggcaaccaatcgccgcatcccgatgacgttcgggagtgtggcgatcgtaaaaaaaaaaaaagagatggcGGCGCCCGAGCACCGTCTTTTAAACACCGCTGgtgactttgccggtggcaatggcaaggttaatagctgcgatcggtgcaagcaccgacagtggttattagcggtgggggttttctgcaaaatgcaaaaacccccacctttgtatgaagaggactcagcccgtgagccctcttcatacactccttatacctctgcgccgtagagctacggcgcagagtgttaagaACTCCCTCCTCCACATGCAACAATTGTGTGGCGTGCATGTACTGGTCTTGTGACAAATTTCTGCACCAAAGGGcacggtgctcagttggactgtgcaccagattttctgaccgggtgtgcaacacatttctgttagtGGTGTACTCTGTTGGGAGTGCCGGATTCATGCAGAATGGGCACTAGAATTCATGAATTTGGCACATTGTACcatacacaggcaaattgcacttAAGACATTGGGGACACATTTACTATCTGGGACAAGGAGAAATAGAACTACAGTGTTGCTCAGTTGTCCAAGGTGTTACAAATAAAATGCTTTTAGATGATGGTGAATTTTTCAATTACGGAGGTACAATACAAGTTTCTTGAAGTCTAGTGTGAAGACTAGCTAACCACAGTATCGCTTCATTGGCCAGCAAACTCTTCTGACCTTTACCCCCAATAAAAAACCAATGGATATTGTCAAGAGGATGATGGGACACCAGACCCAATAATGCAAAGGAGCTGAAGGCTGCTATCACAACCTGGGTTTCaacaacacctctgcagtgccttTAGCTGATGGCCTCTCTGCCATGCCGCATCGATGTAGTCATTCAGGCAAAAAAAAGCCCCGATTGAGTGCATTTTGCcaacatttctgtgttcaaaaaaaaaatatataactttggaTTTTCTTTGACTAAGCCATCATCAACACTTGAAAAAGTTGATTGAGTTTTCTGATAATTTATTGCGCCTGTATAACTATGGAAATGTACAGGTGCATAATAATTGAATAGCCCTCATCTTGCTATTCACATTTTAACATCACAACACAAAGTTGACACTTAACAATTGATTAACAGTATCTCACCACTGCGAGGCATCGAGCAGGATGTTTGCCTGAAGTGGCCACTAAGCTTAATGCCATCAGCAGAAACTCACAAGAGAGGCTGGAAGTCACAAAGGCATAGAAGTGGATGCTCTTTTGCTGATGACCACTTCTTTATGAAGATTGTACAGTGGAATCTGGCAATGCATGCCATACAACTTCAGGCAAATTGATAGGCAAGTCCCCCCAAAAGTTACATCCGATCACTAAACAGTTTACATCAACTCAGCTTGGTCTGTGTGCTTATAGATGACCATAAAACCAATGTCCTGCACATGCAAAGGAGCATCTATGCTGCATGTTTACACTGAGCAGAAACCATGTCTACCAGTGAtatctgtgtgttttttttctttatagaaaTGAAAgcagtggggaaaaaaatatatattttcagagGCTTTTTTTTAACACACAGTTCTCCATTTTCCATACACCTGGACCATGTGCAGAGCTACACTAGTATTGGAAAGATCCATTATTTCTGCACACAGTGACCATCTGCACCAGGAAAGCAGAAGCATTTATAAACCACTTCTGTCTTCTCCCCAGAGTCTTCAGTGTCTCTTACAGCTAgaaactcctcctccttctgtgatCTGTTTGAGGCTCATTCACATACTAACAGGTATGCTGGGAATTATAGCTTTGTCATATTCAGGTGAATCAAACAATTGTACCATAATCATTGCATGGAGCACTGCAGACCATAAAAAGAGGCTGTAGTTCTCATTAGGGAGGTGTGGAGCTTACAACTACCAATAATATGCATTTTAATCTTAAGCATCCCTTTAAATCATGTGTCTTCATATTAAAGTAATTGCTTCATCTTTGCAGGTTTCATTAGTCACAGATTTGTACTCACAGCCTGCAATGTTCTGGTTCGTGTTCCATATTCTATTAACCTCTGGGTAAGCTTCTCTCCTTCCCAGCATCAGTCTCACTTTCACTTGAAAAGATGAAACAAGATGTGCCCTTTGAGACTTTACTGAAATTAAAGTTCTGGTGGTTACTCTTGTGATTCCTCCCTACCAGTGTGCATGATCCATTCTCATCTGCATATCCTGTTGTAGGCACTGGGTTTCAAGAGTTTTGGTTTTCCCTTTAGTCACAAAAGTATCTTACATGTTCGTTTTCAAAGTTGCTGGCCATGTCTTTATAACTTTCCAATGCTGTGGCATCCCGACAAATTTAGGCATTCAGTACTCTGTCTTGGCCACCTTGTCAGCTAACTATGTCTCCTTATCTGCATGGACCTGCAGAAGCTCTGCCTCCTCGTCTGGCCAGTGTCTCGGTTGAATTCCCACAATATGCAGTTCTCCATCCAAGTACAGGGCGGAGATAACCTGTACACTGCTCATGCGCAGGAATTCTGACAAGTCACGGACCAGATGGGGGAAGAGTACCTCCTTGACTGCTGGGGCGATAAACCCCCACAACCCCGACTGAATGCTGAACAGGGCTATAAGTACATTCTTTGGGCTGCACTCAGCACTGGGAAGTTATAAAGAAATGGCCAGCAACTCTGAAAACTGACGAAGTATATTTTGTGGTTTACAAGCTTGGGAGCTGGTGACAGATACCCTTTAATGAGTAAAACCAGATCGCCTATTttggaatattttgtaaatacatATATTTTGAATGCATCACGATAGAGGAATGAAGTCATAAAACCACTATTTACATTGAATCAAATGTTGGTCTAGAAGCATAAAACCATATGAAAAACAGTCCGCATCAACTGATCAATTTTGAAGTGTTCACATGTTCTTTGGTTTTGAAATCACTCCATCTGGATATTGCTGCTTAAAACGCGCCACCACATCTGGATCTAGTAAATGGATCCCATCCAGCTGATTTCCTAAAGTGATCCTAAAGGAATATTAAAATATAGGAGTGAGATGTTGCACTTCTCTTTACATTTACAACATTTCTGAATCATTTTATTGCTAAAACTATTTTGGAAATGTAGAACTAAATTTCATCAAGAACATCTAGGAAACCTGCTATACATCTCTTTGATAAAATGATATTCCCATGTAATTTTTATTCCAgcacattgcatgaaatattaagaGTGTGTCTCTTATTTTTTATGCTATATTGGGGACCTTACCTATATATCCAATACAATCACTTCCTTTACCTGTTGCACAGTGTCACTGACATGTCACAGGGGCTGTTATGAGATGCTGTTTGCAGCTCTTCCTTGATGGAGAAGACAATGCTTCAGCTTCTGGTTTAATAATTAGGGGGAAGGAGTGATAaactaaagcagtggtggcgaacctatggcatgggtgccagaggtggcactcagagctctcccTATGGGCAATCAGGCTTTCACCCCAGGACAGATTTCGCCAGACAGGATATAAGGTGTCCTCTTGAGGAAGACCAGGATGATGCaggtgtatgtggtatgtatgaaTTCTGCACATGTTCTACTTCTACATTAAAGAAAGTATTTGCATTTCTTTACTGAGAATATAGAAGCGTTAATTGGAGTCAATTGTTCATGATACATTTTGGCATGTATTGTAATAGTGAACCAATGTTTATCACTCATCCAACATAAATTGCGTAATGGGGAAGCAACTATATCATCGCTGACTTGCACTGATCCCCGTCTAGATACAGTCTGACAAATTATCCAACCAAATGTTTACCCCCTAGAAGCTCCCCTATGCAATTTACCTTGGATGAGGGATAAACATTTGGTTCACTATGACAATTActgagaaaaatggaaaaaaaaaaaaaaatacagctcaCCCGTCTATTGTAGATCAGCTCTTTTCCAGCTGCTTCAATGTGAATGGTGCATAAGGTATGTAGTGGAAAGCTCTGTGTCAGCCCAGGTTAGTACACACAAAGTAAATTGAATATCCGGTACTTGTGATCATTAGTAAAAAATCCATTCTCTTTAATATAAAACAATGAAAAGTGGAAAAAATAACATGTAGAaaattcaagtttttttttttaatgtaagctTGTAGAAAAATATAagcttacataaaaaaaaaaaaaaacaactttttttctacatgttattttttcacttttcatTGTTTTATTATTAAAGACAATGGGTTTTTACTAATGATCATGAGTGCCAGATATTCAATTCACTATTACAATACATGCCAAAATTATCATTAACAAGTGATGTGATCAACACAAGGATAACAATTGTTAGAGAAATAGGTTAAATTCTAAATAGGGCACAAAAGTCGCAGTGACTGTCTTTTCAAAAACCCCAAGAGAACCTGGTTGGGGCTATTATTATTAGTCTTGTCAGAACTAAAATTAAGAGAAAGAAATGTCTTTCGTGACGTTCAGAGTGATACAAGATTAGAATTTTAGTTGGAATAAAGGTTATACTTTAACATCCCTATATTCTTAGTAACAAAATTTACCAGCAGAGAGGCATATACTTCATTAATGAGTGCAATTGATGCATTTAAACTTCTGCTCAAGGCACAGTTTGACAATTAAatctatttttatgtatatttaataAAAGACAAATTACACAATCATAATTGCATGGTGGTGCCTAGGTCTATAAACTGCTGAGTGCAATATGACGACGTGATGGATGTCCGTGTTAAGAAATAACATGGTTACAGAGGGAAATGTGGAGGGGCCTACAGCAAACTCATTTTTAAAGAACTTATTTGGAGAAATCAGCTATGGACATAAGGATggaaaatgtctgcatccatcaaTACCCTTGTGTTCTAACCCGATTTATATGACCTTAGTGTGCAGAAAGCTATAtctgtattacatgtacagaTCACAGAATGAATAGGAGGCTCTTAGAGTTCACACACTCACCAATTTGGTTGCACATTATGTGGACGTCCAAACAGCTCAATCTTACGCGTGCCAGGAGAAAGACGTTCAATCATTCCATAAATCTCATCAGGTTTGTGACTGGTAGAACGGACCTGTATGTAAGAGCATACAGATACAATTATAGCATTATTCAGGTAATACATAAGAAGAATTCGATCTTCACATCATATACAGGTAGGAAAGTAGAATCCTTCTGCTGAATCAAGTGATATAGTTTTCGTAAAGTATTCTGTTCAGCATCAGACAaattatgacatcactgcagaATTACAAGTTTTCCATGTTACTCAAAAGACAACATATGTCCCCTCACCTCAGCTACAATAACATCACAGTCTAAACCCCGGTTAAATCCTTGAGGGTTTCCTTTCACGccaacctacaaaaaaaaaaaaaaaaaaaaaaaaaaaaaggtgcatatATCAGAAACAGATGATGCAAGCAATACAAaaacaagggggaaaaaaaaacaacacccaATCATTACCAGACAGTGCTCCTTGCCATGATTTAGCCAATGGCCGGTACGACCAGTGCGAATAATACGTTGTAACTGGTTGGTTTTCACCCAGATTATTTCATCCACTCGCTCGTATCTTTATACATGCAAAATTACCAAGGAAAGCAAAAGTCAATACCATCATCAaggaatatatattttattaggaaTAATAAAGACATTACTCACCCCCACAATTTTAGGCATTCCCGACCAAGTTCCATTGCCCTGGAATCAGAATAAACCAACCATTACCAGGGGTTTTACATGGAAGGGGGAGTCTCCGCTCTACTGGGAATATGTAAGTGCCCCCTAgaccccttctgactcattagcataattgtatatgttaattttataaggaaggaggccatggataacaaatataagaagatgacttgatctatgaataagtgccccgATTTATCATGCTGGACGGTCgatttcatataattttttttctttagcagTTTATGGATGACCGGTCACAGCATGGGTATCCATGGACAATACTGGGGTCATGTTTTGCAAGTTCCTCTGACATATGTGGAATATGAACAGACCCTTAATCTGACATTTACCTGCCTGTGACCCAGAGGAACAGGAATCCATCATCCTGTAGCACTGGGATCTGGAGTTTCCTCATTTCATCATCAGTCAAAGTTCCATATGGCAACTCCATGTgaatatcccatggtggatcagccATTACCACCGAGAACTTTCCCAAGATACTCATGTCCAAGTACCGAATGTCACAACGGATCCACTGATTcataagagagaaaaaaaaattattctttgtAAGAGTATAACATAAGTAAATAAAACATTAGGATGGAAATAGCTTATTGTGTGTCCTGAAGCATATTATTATTGGATGTACTGTGTTACTTACCTGTGAAGGGAACAGACGCCCTACACTTGCATCTCCCACACCTTTTACCAGTGGCATATCCTGGTTTGGAGTAGACTCAGACCCTGCTGCTGTTCCTGCAGGCTCCACATATGCATCAATCTCATAGTGAACATATTTACAAGTGTCCATGTGAAAACAGGTGTTGAGAAAGGAGCAGTCACCAAGAGATTCATCTGTGTGTATGTTTATGATACGTCTGTAAAACAAAACATAAACCCCTTCAGTGCTTCTCATAGACTTGTAAAATCTTGTACATAGAACATTCTGTTAACTCTAATAAATGAAGAAAGCTACTATAACTAGTATACTTAGTGCAACTAAAAGCATTATGAACTGATTCAAAGGAGAAACCTCAGAGCAGCAAATCATTCTAGCAGGGAAATGTCTGTTGAAGAGCCTAACCTAGGGAACGTACAAGGTGATCAGTGAAGACATTACTAAATTACCTGAAGTGTAGCTTCTTACAAGGAGTGTCCACCCCAGACGCTTTCATACACTCTTCTTTAGTCCCATAGTCACAGAACTCCTGGACCTGAGCCCTCCCACGAGAGCGGAACTTTTCCACAATAGACTGTTCCTTTGCTGTGCTGGTGTTCAGAAGTTCCAGGATCTCCTGGCTTACCTAAATATTATACAATATGAAAAAGAATAAACATTGCAGGGTTTTATTTTTGGTATATTTTAGGCTTATTTATTCGCTTTCCTATCCTATGTCTTTGTATAGCCACCGTGCACACCTGTCAATACTGTAGTGCTCCAGTATCTTCAGGGATGCCATAGCCTTACAGACCAGGGTGAACCATAATTTGTCCTACACATGGCTCCTATTTTAGAATTGTGAAGCCAGTTATATCCACAATTCATGCAGACACGGTGGAAGGAAAGGGGATACAAATTGTCTAACCAAAAAACAGTATTAGAAGTCAATTGCAGGACAGCTTAAATATTCAGATCAAAAAGCGGAACTGTGTTTGGTTGCTTTGGGCAAGGAATATAgtagaatataatataatatgcagtaGAAGGACAATGTAGGTCACTGGCCTCAAATAGGCTCCATTTAAGATAACAACAGAAGTTCTaaaaccttcccccccccccccaccaaaaatGACACGAAGCAGGTGCTTTTCATGACAGTCAGAAGAAAGCATCAATTACCTTCTTACTCTGCTGCTCCTTGGTGGACTGCTGACTTAACAAGCTCTCTATTTCCAGGTCCACGTGGGACGCATGCTTTCTTGCTTTCTTCTGCGGCTCTGATACTTTTTTCTCCTTTGAAGAACCTGCAGCAGACGTGGATGATGAGGAAGCTGAGGAATCACTTTCTTGAATTCTTTTCCTTTTAGCTCCTGGTACATTGGCTGGTGCTTTTCTTTCTGCAACAGCTCCCATCATAGCAGAGAGTTTAGAGTGGTCAGCAAAAGTTACTACGGTGGGTCGGTCATCGTCCTCCTGCTCACCGCCTTTCACTTCAATCAGTTCCTGAG
The DNA window shown above is from Engystomops pustulosus chromosome 1, aEngPut4.maternal, whole genome shotgun sequence and carries:
- the METTL3 gene encoding N(6)-adenosine-methyltransferase catalytic subunit METTL3, producing the protein MSDTWSSIQAHKKQLDYLRERLQRRRKDVTSQLGLDPQNPEAPSFRSDSPVPGGAAQPPKGAEVTPDPELERKLLHHLSDLSLVLPADSASIQQAITTPDFSVSRQAVESLLQKFAAQELIEVKGGEQEDDDRPTVVTFADHSKLSAMMGAVAERKAPANVPGAKRKRIQESDSSASSSSTSAAGSSKEKKVSEPQKKARKHASHVDLEIESLLSQQSTKEQQSKKVSQEILELLNTSTAKEQSIVEKFRSRGRAQVQEFCDYGTKEECMKASGVDTPCKKLHFRRIINIHTDESLGDCSFLNTCFHMDTCKYVHYEIDAYVEPAGTAAGSESTPNQDMPLVKGVGDASVGRLFPSQWIRCDIRYLDMSILGKFSVVMADPPWDIHMELPYGTLTDDEMRKLQIPVLQDDGFLFLWVTGRAMELGRECLKLWGYERVDEIIWVKTNQLQRIIRTGRTGHWLNHGKEHCLVGVKGNPQGFNRGLDCDVIVAEVRSTSHKPDEIYGMIERLSPGTRKIELFGRPHNVQPNWITLGNQLDGIHLLDPDVVARFKQQYPDGVISKPKNM